In the Terriglobia bacterium genome, one interval contains:
- a CDS encoding DUF3341 domain-containing protein: MAEKTIASFGLYPTYADLENAIRSFSTEGFRDADISVLMPKNLGSKHLAPAESTKAPEIASGAAYDGALSWFTAIGVLAIPGAGPFLAAGPIVAAFTGTESVGVTRGIAGALGGLGILNFEARRLERHIWNGQIFVSVDCEGTDCVRRATEILQSTGASDVSTTHGTSAGYAGTDQPLRRGESGDAI; this comes from the coding sequence ATGGCTGAGAAAACGATCGCAAGCTTCGGTCTCTATCCAACTTACGCCGATTTGGAAAACGCTATCAGGTCTTTCAGCACTGAGGGCTTTCGCGATGCTGATATTTCGGTGCTCATGCCAAAGAACCTGGGTTCAAAGCACCTGGCTCCGGCGGAATCCACAAAAGCTCCGGAAATCGCCTCAGGGGCAGCGTACGACGGCGCCCTGTCGTGGTTTACCGCCATTGGCGTTCTGGCCATTCCGGGCGCAGGGCCATTTCTTGCAGCCGGCCCGATCGTGGCTGCGTTTACAGGGACGGAATCGGTGGGCGTTACGAGAGGAATTGCGGGAGCTCTCGGCGGGCTGGGAATCCTCAACTTCGAAGCCAGGCGCCTAGAAAGGCACATCTGGAACGGCCAGATCTTTGTTTCCGTCGATTGCGAGGGCACCGATTGCGTCAGGCGAGCCACCGAGATATTGCAATCCACCGGCGCCAGCGATGTCTCGACCACACATGGGACCAGTGCTGGGTACGCCGGCACAGACCAGCCCCTGCGCCGGGGCGAGTCGGGTGACGCGATTTAG
- a CDS encoding DUF1328 family protein produces the protein MLYYTVVFLIIAIIAAVLGFGLLAYAAATIAKILFFVFLILFLLTLIKHLSRHRAH, from the coding sequence GTGCTCTACTACACAGTTGTTTTTCTCATCATCGCGATCATTGCCGCCGTTCTCGGTTTTGGCCTGTTGGCCTACGCGGCGGCCACCATCGCGAAGATTCTATTCTTCGTGTTTCTCATCCTTTTCCTGCTCACTCTGATCAAACATCTCTCTCGGCACAGGGCGCATTAG
- a CDS encoding CsbD family protein, producing the protein MNWDRVEGKWKQMRGAARAKWGRLTDDDLDLIAGHRDQLIGRLQERYGIARDEAEKQTDDWAASTVEDC; encoded by the coding sequence TTGAACTGGGACCGCGTTGAAGGAAAATGGAAGCAAATGCGAGGAGCGGCAAGAGCAAAATGGGGCAGGTTGACGGATGACGATCTTGACCTGATCGCCGGCCACAGAGATCAACTGATCGGAAGATTGCAGGAACGCTACGGCATTGCCAGGGATGAAGCGGAGAAGCAAACCGACGACTGGGCTGCGTCTACGGTCGAAGATTGTTAG
- a CDS encoding DUF3309 family protein: protein MLGTVVVVILLLLLIGALPSWPYSRRWGYYPSGGLGLLLVILLILLLFGWW, encoded by the coding sequence ATGCTCGGCACGGTCGTGGTGGTCATTTTGCTCCTGTTACTGATTGGCGCCTTACCGTCCTGGCCCTACAGCCGCCGCTGGGGTTATTACCCAAGCGGCGGACTCGGTCTTCTTCTTGTCATTCTGCTGATTCTCTTGCTGTTCGGATGGTGGTGA
- a CDS encoding HPP family protein, with protein MTPDKSQGMAPLSRKQNLVISTLGEGALILVLAAIAWITHGPYIFASLGPTAYEQVELPRSRSSRPYNIITGHLVALGSGLFMLWVLNAWHSPNILALGYVSSQRLWASAIAAALTAGITQALYASQPASLATSLLVTLGLMQTQRDAMAIVIGVLLLTSVGEPMRRLLAQHPPLAKNQPS; from the coding sequence ATGACACCTGACAAATCGCAAGGTATGGCGCCATTATCGCGGAAGCAGAACCTTGTTATTTCAACCTTGGGCGAAGGCGCGCTGATATTGGTCCTTGCTGCCATCGCCTGGATCACGCATGGGCCCTACATTTTCGCGAGCCTGGGCCCTACGGCGTATGAGCAGGTTGAACTGCCGCGATCCAGGTCCTCGCGACCCTACAACATCATCACAGGCCACCTGGTGGCGCTGGGCTCCGGGCTTTTCATGTTGTGGGTCCTGAATGCCTGGCACAGCCCGAACATACTGGCGCTCGGATACGTCTCCTCCCAGAGGCTGTGGGCGTCGGCCATCGCAGCCGCATTGACCGCAGGGATCACCCAGGCTCTTTACGCAAGCCAGCCGGCTTCACTGGCTACGTCCCTTCTCGTTACGCTGGGATTGATGCAAACCCAGAGGGACGCCATGGCCATTGTTATTGGCGTGCTTCTCCTGACCTCTGTTGGCGAACCTATGAGAAGGCTGCTGGCACAGCATCCGCCTCTCGCCAAAAACCAGCCGTCGTAA